One segment of Triticum aestivum cultivar Chinese Spring chromosome 2A, IWGSC CS RefSeq v2.1, whole genome shotgun sequence DNA contains the following:
- the LOC123185867 gene encoding uncharacterized protein, whose translation MCESPSSLMPPRPQPPPAAYKHFCRVCNKGFTCGSALGGHMRAHAVADDGPGADDDDDDPVSSARGGEDGPSTAGAATTHVYALRANPNRLTRGCQVCKNCGKEFSSMELFLEHGKCTSGEEEDADGSSPPSVADEEENASLASGWSKGKRSRRAKSIAGGGDDTMPGPSTAPSGEDEEEDLANCLVMLSSSKADQASAAAEADPEPCAPASKEHGRRPHPQPQHFPIVIAAPDQAIMLPLALPAPQPQYASPLPRGLFECKACKKVFTSHQALGGHRASHKKVKGCFAAKPESSVGGTPHHHAAAAGPSDEKGDAAAVDVIHASGSVDARTNADASTGGDTNAGTSGATPSLSMAITTTDHEPPVAGLAIAPFKKKAKMHECSVCHRLFASGQALGGHKRCHWLTSGTGDHANITSLTAEGLVAAAGQQLTLRLMMDPPEPALDLTIAANPLPLMASATVAEARTSSLHLDASPSLYFQPAAAPSNPSHQNKMAATSSHNANDAATPREAAEDEADSTAVKKAKLSDLKDVSAAGETTPWLQVGIGSSSAGGDGKSACE comes from the exons ATGTGTGAATCTCCATCGTCTCTG ATGCCGCCTCGTCCCCAGCCGCCACCGGCGGCGTACAAGCACTTCTGCAGAGTCTGCAACAAGGGGTTCACGTGCGGCAGCGCGCTCGGCGGGCACATGAGGGCCCACGCCGTCGCCGACGACGGCCCGGgcgccgacgacgacgacgacgatcccGTGTCGTCTGCGCGCGGCGGGGAAGATGGGCCGTCCACGGCAGGAGCAGCGACGACGCACGTCTACGCGCTCCGGGCGAACCCTAACCGCCTCACCAGGGGCTGCCAGGTGTGCAAGAACTGTGGGAAGGAGTTCTCTTCGATGGAGCTTTTCCTGGAGCACGGCAAGTGCACCTCGGGGGAAGAGGAGGACGCCGACGGATCGTCGCCTCCGTCCGTGGCCGACGAAGAGGAGAACGCTTCGCTGGCCTCTGGGTGGTCAAAGGGGAAGCGCTCGCGCCGCGCCAAGTCGATCGCTGGCGGAGGCGATGATACAATGCCCGGGCCGTCAACGGCGCCGTCtggcgaggacgaggaggaggacctgGCAAATTGCCTCGTCATGCTCTCGTCGTCCAAGGCCGATCAGGCtagcgccgccgccgaggccgacCCAGAGCCATGCGCGCCGGCCAGCAAGGAACACGGGAGAAGGCCTCATCCACAGCCGCAGCACTTCCCGATCGTCATAGCGGCGCCGGATCAAGCGATAATGCTGCCCCTGGCGTTGCCAGCACCGCAACCGCAATACGCCTCGCCCCTGCCACGCGGCTTGTTCGAGTGCAAGGCATGCAAGAAGGTGTTCACTTCGCACCAAGCTCTCGGCGGACACCGTGCCAGCCACAAGAAGGTCAAGGGCTGCTTCGCTGCCAAGCCCGAGAGCAGCGTCGGTGGAACACCTCACCACCACGCAGCGGCCGCCGGTCCCAGCGATGAAAAGGGTGATGCCGCCGCCGTCGATGTCATCCATGCAAGTGGCAGCGTTGATGCCAGGACAAACGCCGATGCCAGCACCGGTGGCGACACGAACGCCGGGACGAGCGGGGCCACGCCATCCCTGTCAATGGCCATCACGACCACCGACCATGAACCGCCGGTCGCGGGGTTGGCCATTGCACCGttcaagaagaaggccaagatgcACGAGTGCTCCGTGTGCCACCGCCTCTTCGCCTCTGGTCAAGCGCTCGGAGGCCACAAGCGGTGCCACTGGCTCACTTCGGGGACAGGGGATCACGCCAACATCACATCCCTGACAGCCGAAGGCCTGGTCGCCGCTGCCGGCCAGCAGCTCACTCTCCGGCTAATGATGGACCCTCCAGAGCCGGCGCTAGACCTCACCATCGCGGCCAACCCGTTGCCGTTGATGGCCAGCGCGACGGTCGCCGAGGCCAGAACCAGCTCGCTGCACCTTGACGCGTCCCCGTCGCTCTACTTCCAGCCAGCGGCGGCACCAAGCAATCCCAGCCACCAGAACAAGATGGCCGCGACGAGCAGCCACAACGCTAACGACGCTGCTACTCCCCGCGAGGCCGCCGAGGACGAGGCGGACAGCACAGCCGTCAAGAAGGCCAAGCTTAGTGATCTCAAGGACGTGAGTGCAGCGGGGGAGACGACGCCGTGGTTGCAGGTCGGCATTGGCTCCTCGTCGGCCGGTGGTGACGGGAAGAGTGCCTGCGAATGA